A genomic window from Streptomyces broussonetiae includes:
- the scoD gene encoding (2E)-enoyl-ACP glycyltransferase, producing MTDEALLAKVLTPYKEHCKYLRSAVVTERDGRASARCEFAIPESCYIDDTGHLNSVEANICYNQMMYYLVAKSVQEGLGAGFESWTLDDFWRHQLPDILIARFTSHFRRPVNPGAFSGEMEFRTVTRRAPAGGSPFLHAETAFRYRDADSGRCDGEATLAIVNIS from the coding sequence GTGACGGACGAAGCTCTGCTGGCGAAGGTGCTGACGCCGTACAAGGAACACTGTAAATACCTGCGTTCGGCCGTCGTCACAGAGAGGGACGGACGTGCTTCTGCTCGCTGCGAGTTCGCGATCCCCGAGTCGTGCTACATCGACGACACCGGGCACCTGAATTCCGTCGAGGCGAACATCTGCTACAACCAGATGATGTATTACCTGGTGGCCAAGTCCGTTCAGGAAGGACTCGGCGCGGGGTTCGAATCCTGGACGCTCGACGACTTCTGGAGGCATCAGCTTCCGGACATCCTGATCGCGCGCTTCACATCGCATTTCCGGCGGCCCGTCAACCCAGGTGCATTCTCCGGGGAGATGGAATTCCGGACCGTCACCCGACGTGCCCCGGCCGGCGGCAGCCCGTTCCTGCACGCGGAGACCGCCTTCCGCTACCGGGACGCCGACTCGGGCCGCTGCGACGGCGAGGCGACCCTGGCGATCGTCAACATTTCCTGA
- a CDS encoding ABC transporter substrate-binding protein has product MSKKRPAAVALAGALCLVTAACGSSTDKAAGTGGDASAAAAKSGYPVTLDNCGVSEKFTKEPSRVVVMNGASVAEVSTLLSLGLGDRIVANQQHYGMSEVPGRVDTIKKLPTGNVKQNDAYDIPREAMIGLRPDLVLSTTSYGFDEKNGFATRDQLKQVGANTYVSPQGCTQDTSKMTVADSYRLLRDMGKIFDRSDRAEQLVAASHKHVADVSAKVKGEKQPKVMVLFSNMAMGGNDFSSVVARGIYNDILTKAGGSNAFANASRTSFADLSREKVAATDVDALVVIGYNDPDPAAYARKLLKEFPQWPAAKNNKYVTLSDSMYLGPSNDLAVEKIAKMLHPGKF; this is encoded by the coding sequence ATGTCGAAGAAACGGCCGGCCGCCGTCGCCCTGGCCGGGGCCCTCTGTCTGGTCACCGCGGCATGCGGCTCCTCCACCGACAAGGCGGCCGGCACCGGTGGTGACGCGTCCGCCGCGGCCGCGAAGTCCGGCTACCCGGTGACCCTCGACAACTGCGGGGTGTCCGAGAAGTTCACCAAGGAGCCCAGCCGGGTCGTCGTCATGAACGGCGCCTCGGTCGCGGAGGTCTCCACGCTGCTCTCCCTCGGCCTCGGCGACCGGATCGTCGCCAACCAGCAGCACTACGGCATGTCCGAGGTTCCCGGCCGCGTCGACACCATCAAGAAGCTGCCCACCGGCAACGTGAAGCAGAACGACGCCTACGACATCCCGCGCGAGGCGATGATCGGGCTGCGCCCGGACCTGGTGCTGTCCACGACGTCGTACGGCTTCGACGAAAAGAACGGCTTCGCCACCCGCGACCAGCTCAAGCAGGTCGGCGCCAACACCTACGTCTCGCCGCAGGGTTGTACCCAGGACACGTCGAAGATGACCGTCGCCGACAGTTACCGGCTGCTGCGCGACATGGGGAAGATCTTCGACAGGAGCGACCGGGCCGAGCAGCTCGTCGCCGCCTCCCACAAGCACGTCGCCGACGTCTCCGCGAAGGTCAAGGGCGAGAAGCAGCCCAAGGTCATGGTGCTGTTCTCCAACATGGCCATGGGTGGCAACGACTTCAGCTCGGTCGTCGCCAGGGGCATCTACAACGACATCCTCACCAAGGCCGGGGGCAGCAACGCCTTCGCGAACGCCTCCAGGACCTCCTTCGCCGACCTGAGCAGGGAGAAGGTGGCCGCCACCGACGTCGACGCCCTCGTCGTCATCGGCTACAACGACCCCGACCCGGCGGCCTACGCCAGGAAACTGCTGAAGGAGTTCCCCCAGTGGCCGGCCGCGAAGAACAACAAGTACGTGACCCTGTCCGACTCGATGTACCTCGGCCCCAGCAACGACCTGGCCGTCGAGAAGATCGCGAAGATGCTGCACCCGGGCAAGTTCTGA
- a CDS encoding phosphopantetheine-binding protein translates to MPAPLTLEAFRADLAEFLYQQPDEVDLEENPVHAGLDSLRIVTLIERWRESGAGVTFVELAECTSFAQWWQLLSARREATT, encoded by the coding sequence ATGCCTGCTCCCCTCACGCTGGAGGCCTTCCGCGCGGACCTGGCGGAGTTCCTGTACCAGCAGCCCGACGAAGTCGACCTGGAAGAGAACCCCGTCCACGCGGGGTTGGACTCCCTGCGCATCGTGACCCTCATCGAACGGTGGCGGGAGAGCGGCGCGGGCGTGACCTTCGTCGAACTCGCCGAGTGCACCTCGTTCGCCCAGTGGTGGCAGCTCCTCTCCGCACGGCGGGAGGCCACCACGTGA
- a CDS encoding fatty acid--CoA ligase, with protein sequence MTTDRLYHPELQTLVQTTSFHARHQPETPAVLCEGRTLTYGQLHRESNRVAHAIQAAGLTSGDRVAYLGKESEHYYEVLFGCAKSGTVLVPVNWRLTAPEVGHILRDSGTRLLFLEGEFGSVLDKMPAEPPETVVGPGESFAGAFAAWKTPHLDTAPAPLNVTPDTPVAQLYTSGTTGLPKGVVLAHRSFFAIRDALAGEGLDWIDWRAGDIALIGIPGFHVGGLWWATQNFNAGTTVVAMRAFAARQAVDLIRDLGITTACVVPAMLRMMLTEPAVSAKDFTTLRKTVYGGSPISEALLEESLAVLDCEFAQIYGLTETGNTAVCLPPAAHVPGAPLMQAAGHPYPGVRGKVIDGQGRELPPGAVGEVCLATPAHMVEYWGLPDKTAETLVDGWIHTGDAGCIDEDGYIFIRDRIKDAILVAGENVYPAEIENVLEGHPGVAEAVVVGAPDVRWGEYVHAFVVPAPGHQPSPRDLHTFLVPRLASFKLPARYEFIDSVPRNPSGKILRRELRDRFWDGSARKVN encoded by the coding sequence ATGACCACGGACCGGCTCTACCACCCGGAGCTTCAGACGCTCGTCCAGACCACGAGCTTCCACGCGCGGCACCAGCCGGAGACCCCCGCGGTCCTGTGCGAGGGCCGCACTCTGACCTACGGGCAACTGCACCGTGAGAGCAACCGCGTCGCCCATGCGATCCAGGCCGCGGGACTCACGTCGGGCGACCGGGTGGCGTACCTCGGCAAGGAGTCCGAGCACTACTACGAGGTTCTCTTCGGCTGTGCCAAGAGCGGCACCGTCCTGGTTCCGGTCAACTGGCGGCTGACCGCACCCGAGGTCGGTCACATCCTGCGCGACTCCGGTACCCGACTGCTCTTCCTGGAGGGCGAGTTCGGATCCGTCCTCGACAAGATGCCGGCCGAGCCGCCCGAAACGGTCGTCGGGCCGGGGGAGTCTTTCGCCGGGGCCTTCGCGGCCTGGAAGACCCCCCACCTCGACACCGCCCCTGCGCCGTTGAACGTCACCCCGGACACGCCGGTCGCCCAGCTCTACACCAGCGGTACCACCGGACTGCCCAAGGGCGTCGTACTCGCCCACCGCAGCTTCTTCGCCATCCGGGACGCCCTGGCGGGCGAGGGGCTGGACTGGATCGACTGGCGGGCCGGGGACATCGCGCTGATCGGCATTCCCGGCTTCCATGTCGGCGGCCTGTGGTGGGCCACGCAGAACTTCAACGCGGGCACCACCGTCGTCGCGATGCGCGCCTTCGCCGCCCGCCAGGCCGTCGACCTCATCCGCGACCTCGGCATCACCACCGCCTGCGTCGTGCCCGCCATGCTCCGCATGATGCTGACCGAACCCGCGGTCAGCGCCAAGGACTTCACCACCCTGCGCAAGACGGTCTACGGCGGCTCCCCGATCTCCGAGGCCCTCCTGGAGGAGAGCCTCGCAGTCCTGGACTGCGAGTTCGCCCAGATCTACGGCCTCACCGAGACCGGCAACACCGCCGTCTGCCTGCCCCCGGCCGCCCATGTCCCCGGCGCACCGCTCATGCAGGCGGCGGGGCACCCCTATCCGGGTGTGCGCGGCAAGGTGATCGACGGCCAGGGGCGCGAACTGCCGCCGGGCGCGGTCGGCGAGGTCTGCCTGGCCACGCCCGCCCACATGGTCGAGTACTGGGGACTGCCCGACAAGACCGCCGAAACCCTCGTCGACGGCTGGATCCACACCGGGGACGCCGGCTGCATCGACGAGGACGGCTACATCTTCATCCGCGACCGCATCAAGGACGCCATCCTCGTCGCCGGCGAGAACGTCTACCCGGCCGAGATCGAGAACGTGCTGGAGGGCCACCCCGGCGTCGCGGAGGCCGTCGTCGTCGGCGCCCCCGACGTGCGGTGGGGCGAGTACGTGCACGCCTTCGTCGTCCCCGCCCCCGGGCACCAGCCCAGCCCCCGTGACCTGCACACCTTCCTCGTCCCACGGCTCGCGAGCTTCAAGCTGCCCGCCCGCTACGAGTTCATCGACAGCGTTCCGCGCAACCCCAGCGGCAAGATCCTGCGCCGGGAACTGCGCGACCGCTTCTGGGACGGCTCCGCCCGCAAGGTCAACTGA
- a CDS encoding non-ribosomal peptide synthetase yields the protein MSLRHPLLAAQEGIWTGQRLDPDSPAYNTAEYVHIDGPVDTGVLDAALHHVVAETEALNVTFAADDQGRPWQTDAPVGDWRLHTADLTGEPDPHTAALTWMDQDMARPVDLARDPVFGHALLRIAADQYIWYHRVHHIALDGFGLSLVARRVAQVYTALMAGEPVEGSGFGTLASVREEERAYRESARFAKDRAYWADRFADRPPVATPAGRTALPARSFHRRVADLDAGETEALRAAARDLKATWSEVLLAVTVAHLHHLTGEPEIVLSLPAMGRLGSVSLRVPCMVRNILPLRIAVTASDSVRDLTARVSAELRAGLPHQRYRYEQLRRDLKLVGGQRRLSGPGVNIMPFEYDLRFAGHRSTVHNVSAGPVDDLAVNVYDRSEGAGLRIAVDANPDLYDEADVTALQNGLLSLLRAAVADPDRPLGDLSARSSTVTVVDGGPLPRPARQVLSLIADHAARRGGAVAVEHGGRHVTYAQLFGAARDLARRLAARRVGRGDLVAVALPRGIDAITAILGVLLSGAAYSPLDPTAPPVRRAELLDNARPALVLTTSAHAADHTGSDVLALDQPESGPGQPTAPAPAPDDLAYVLHTSGSTGRPKGVETDHRALAHFVTGATHRYGLQQADRVLQFAPLHFDTSVEEIFLTLCTGATLVVRTDDMTDSVPAFLDACARLRISFLDLPTAYWHELAYAVSTGAAALPAEVRTVVIGGEAALPERVDRWRKAVGTSVRLLNTYGPTEATVVATVADLHDPSLAPGDVPIGLPLPGTRAAVVDGELHLLGDNLAVGYRGDGIPDATRFSPLAALTGAPRAYRTGDLVRISDDGQLRHLGRSDTEFKISGHRVHPAEVESALLAHPAVRDAAVVGQVLDDGRRRLAAYVVPDGPPPAATAIRDHLRATLPAAMVPSAVEFLDRLPRTSTGKTDRMALSAPAPRTQPASPGAELEQTITAVWQQVLGVATLCAQDDVFDLGAQSLQAIQVANRLGTELRRDMKVAWIFQHPTPAQLAAYLEEEAPPTASGLPASLLADSVLDQGIRPGGGPRPDRAPHRILLTGATGFVGVHLLAELLTTTSAEVVCPVRAPSPADATARVHQALDTHRISLPDAARTRITAVPADLARPRLGLDEELFSELARTCGAIFHNGATVSIMREYGTLRAANTESTRTLLRMAAVHATPLHFVSTLSVAPPLTLSPEVPEAFLPPHPGLRYGYQQSKWAAERLLEQAAERGLPVTVHRLGRVVGPAATGYVNERDFLWSVLRAGIPEGIVPDLFEEEIWTPVDHVARTLVHLCLGQRTPGAVVFNHAATAPVRLSDVYDWLEEYGYVLRRLPLTRWRAGLPRSSEAAQSMLAFFDATDATHRTGVTADDATGPDLRLGRIRAENVVGGLYGSDITSPPVDRDLVFRYLDHCVTTAALPAPAGKRGHHPSRSK from the coding sequence CTGAGCCTGCGCCATCCGCTGCTGGCCGCCCAGGAGGGCATCTGGACCGGCCAGCGGCTCGACCCGGACAGTCCCGCGTACAACACGGCCGAGTACGTGCACATCGACGGACCGGTGGACACCGGAGTCCTCGACGCGGCTCTTCACCACGTCGTCGCGGAGACGGAGGCCCTCAACGTCACCTTCGCCGCCGACGACCAGGGTCGCCCCTGGCAGACCGACGCCCCGGTAGGCGACTGGCGCCTGCACACGGCGGACCTCACCGGCGAACCCGACCCGCACACGGCGGCCCTGACCTGGATGGACCAGGACATGGCCCGCCCCGTCGACCTCGCCCGCGACCCCGTCTTCGGCCACGCCCTGCTCCGCATCGCTGCGGACCAGTACATCTGGTACCACCGCGTCCACCACATCGCCCTCGACGGCTTCGGCCTGTCGCTGGTGGCCCGCCGGGTCGCCCAGGTCTACACCGCCCTCATGGCGGGCGAGCCGGTGGAGGGCAGCGGCTTCGGCACCCTGGCCTCGGTCCGGGAGGAGGAACGCGCCTACCGGGAGTCGGCCCGCTTCGCCAAGGACCGCGCCTACTGGGCGGACCGGTTCGCGGACCGGCCGCCGGTCGCGACCCCGGCCGGCCGTACGGCACTGCCCGCGCGCAGCTTCCACCGGCGGGTCGCGGACCTCGACGCAGGGGAGACGGAGGCCCTGCGCGCCGCCGCCCGCGACCTCAAGGCCACCTGGTCCGAGGTGTTGCTGGCCGTCACCGTCGCCCACCTGCACCACCTGACCGGAGAACCGGAGATCGTCCTCAGCCTCCCGGCGATGGGACGTCTCGGCTCCGTCTCCCTGCGCGTCCCCTGCATGGTGCGCAACATCCTGCCCCTGCGCATCGCCGTCACCGCCTCGGACAGCGTCCGTGACCTCACGGCCCGGGTCTCGGCCGAACTGCGCGCCGGACTGCCCCACCAGCGCTACCGCTACGAGCAACTGCGGCGCGACCTCAAACTCGTCGGCGGACAGCGCCGGCTGTCCGGCCCCGGCGTGAACATCATGCCCTTCGAGTACGACCTGCGCTTCGCCGGACACCGCAGCACGGTCCACAACGTCTCCGCGGGCCCCGTCGACGACCTGGCCGTCAACGTCTACGACCGCTCCGAGGGCGCCGGACTGCGCATCGCGGTGGACGCCAACCCCGACCTCTACGACGAGGCCGACGTCACCGCGCTCCAGAACGGGCTGCTGTCCCTGCTCCGGGCGGCCGTCGCCGACCCCGACCGGCCGCTCGGTGACCTCTCGGCACGCAGCTCCACCGTCACCGTCGTGGACGGGGGACCACTGCCTCGCCCTGCCCGCCAGGTCCTCAGCCTGATCGCCGACCACGCCGCCCGGCGCGGCGGAGCCGTCGCCGTCGAGCACGGCGGACGCCACGTCACGTACGCGCAGCTGTTCGGCGCGGCACGCGATCTCGCCCGCCGCCTGGCCGCCCGCCGGGTCGGCCGCGGCGACCTCGTGGCCGTCGCCCTGCCCCGCGGCATCGACGCGATCACCGCCATCCTCGGCGTCCTGCTCTCCGGCGCCGCCTACAGCCCGCTCGACCCGACGGCACCCCCAGTGCGCAGGGCGGAGCTGCTGGACAACGCCCGGCCCGCGCTCGTGCTGACGACCAGCGCCCACGCCGCCGACCACACGGGCAGTGACGTACTGGCGCTCGACCAGCCTGAGTCCGGCCCCGGACAGCCCACTGCACCGGCGCCCGCACCGGACGACCTCGCCTACGTCCTGCACACCTCGGGCTCCACCGGACGCCCCAAGGGCGTCGAGACCGACCACCGCGCCCTCGCCCACTTCGTCACCGGCGCCACCCACCGCTACGGCCTCCAACAGGCCGACCGGGTACTGCAGTTCGCCCCGCTGCACTTCGACACCAGCGTCGAGGAAATCTTCCTCACGCTGTGCACGGGGGCCACGCTCGTCGTCCGTACCGACGACATGACCGACTCGGTCCCCGCGTTCCTGGACGCCTGCGCGCGTCTGCGGATCAGCTTCCTCGACCTTCCCACGGCGTACTGGCACGAGCTGGCCTACGCGGTCTCGACCGGTGCCGCCGCGTTGCCCGCCGAGGTGCGGACCGTCGTGATCGGTGGCGAGGCAGCACTGCCCGAGCGGGTCGACCGCTGGCGCAAGGCCGTCGGCACGTCGGTCCGGCTCCTGAACACCTACGGCCCGACCGAGGCGACGGTGGTCGCCACCGTCGCCGACCTCCACGACCCTTCCCTCGCCCCGGGAGACGTCCCCATCGGGCTCCCGCTCCCCGGGACCCGCGCCGCGGTCGTCGACGGCGAACTCCACCTGCTGGGCGACAACCTGGCCGTCGGCTACCGGGGCGACGGGATCCCGGACGCCACCCGGTTCTCACCCCTCGCCGCACTGACCGGAGCGCCCCGCGCCTACCGCACCGGCGACCTGGTACGGATCAGCGACGACGGACAGCTGCGCCACCTGGGCCGCTCGGACACCGAGTTCAAGATCAGCGGACATCGTGTGCACCCGGCCGAGGTCGAGAGCGCCCTCCTGGCCCACCCGGCAGTGCGCGACGCCGCCGTCGTGGGACAGGTGCTGGACGACGGGAGACGACGACTCGCCGCGTACGTCGTTCCCGACGGGCCGCCCCCGGCCGCGACGGCGATCAGAGATCACCTCCGGGCGACGCTGCCCGCGGCGATGGTCCCGTCGGCTGTCGAGTTCCTGGACCGCCTGCCCCGGACGAGCACGGGAAAGACCGACAGGATGGCACTCTCCGCCCCCGCACCCCGCACACAACCAGCCTCGCCCGGCGCCGAGTTGGAGCAGACCATTACCGCCGTCTGGCAACAGGTGCTCGGCGTCGCCACCCTCTGCGCACAGGACGACGTGTTCGACCTGGGAGCCCAGTCCCTCCAGGCCATCCAGGTCGCCAACCGCCTCGGCACCGAACTCCGCCGTGACATGAAGGTCGCCTGGATCTTCCAGCACCCGACACCGGCCCAGCTGGCCGCGTACCTCGAAGAGGAGGCACCGCCGACCGCTTCCGGCCTTCCGGCGTCCCTGCTCGCAGACTCGGTCCTCGACCAGGGCATTCGTCCCGGCGGCGGCCCCCGCCCGGATCGGGCACCGCACAGGATCCTGCTCACCGGCGCCACCGGCTTCGTCGGCGTACACCTGCTCGCCGAACTCCTCACGACCACCAGCGCGGAGGTCGTCTGCCCCGTCCGCGCCCCGAGCCCCGCCGACGCCACCGCCCGCGTCCACCAGGCTCTCGACACCCACCGGATCAGCCTCCCGGACGCGGCACGCACCCGCATCACGGCGGTTCCGGCCGACCTCGCCCGCCCCCGCCTCGGACTGGACGAGGAGCTGTTCTCCGAACTTGCGCGAACCTGCGGAGCGATCTTCCACAACGGCGCGACCGTCAGCATCATGCGCGAGTACGGCACCCTCCGCGCCGCCAACACCGAGTCCACAAGGACCCTGCTGCGCATGGCGGCCGTGCACGCGACCCCGCTGCACTTCGTCTCGACGCTCTCCGTGGCCCCACCGCTCACTCTCAGCCCGGAGGTCCCGGAGGCGTTCCTCCCGCCCCATCCCGGACTGCGCTACGGCTACCAGCAGTCCAAGTGGGCCGCCGAGCGTCTGCTGGAACAGGCCGCCGAGCGGGGCCTGCCGGTCACCGTGCACCGGCTCGGCCGGGTTGTCGGGCCTGCCGCCACGGGCTACGTGAACGAGCGGGACTTCCTGTGGAGCGTGCTGCGCGCGGGCATCCCCGAGGGCATCGTCCCCGACCTGTTCGAGGAGGAGATCTGGACACCGGTCGACCACGTCGCCCGGACCCTCGTCCACCTCTGCCTCGGACAGCGCACGCCGGGCGCCGTCGTGTTCAACCACGCGGCCACCGCCCCGGTCCGGCTGAGCGATGTCTACGACTGGCTGGAGGAGTACGGCTACGTGCTGCGCCGCCTGCCGCTGACCCGGTGGCGCGCCGGGCTGCCGCGCTCCTCCGAGGCGGCGCAGAGCATGCTCGCCTTCTTCGACGCGACGGACGCCACGCACCGAACAGGCGTGACGGCTGATGACGCGACCGGACCCGACCTGCGCCTGGGGCGCATCCGCGCCGAGAACGTCGTAGGCGGCCTGTACGGCAGCGACATCACCTCCCCGCCCGTCGACCGCGACCTCGTCTTCCGCTACCTCGACCACTGCGTCACCACCGCAGCGCTGCCCGCTCCAGCCGGAAAGCGCGGTCATCACCCGTCTCGCTCGAAGTAG
- a CDS encoding sigma-70 family RNA polymerase sigma factor: protein MITPALPPAREPSRTNSTEESITAWALAARGGDPDAVDLFVRALHRDVRHYVTYLGADPQSADDLTQDTFLRALGSLQRFEGRSSARTWLFSIARHTVIDSIRYRSCRPRLSDTDDWESVVEHTQPCDLPGFEEGIALAELVDALPDDRREAFVLTQMLGLPYAEAADASDCPIGTVRSRVARARTSLIEWLDEAERGAPLAVAA from the coding sequence GTGATCACTCCTGCCCTGCCTCCAGCACGTGAGCCATCGCGGACGAACTCGACGGAAGAGTCGATTACCGCCTGGGCGCTCGCCGCCCGCGGCGGTGACCCCGATGCCGTCGACCTGTTCGTTCGAGCCCTGCACCGGGACGTCCGCCATTACGTGACCTACCTCGGCGCCGATCCGCAGAGCGCCGACGACCTGACCCAGGACACCTTTCTACGGGCCCTGGGCAGCCTGCAACGGTTCGAAGGCCGCTCCTCGGCCCGCACCTGGCTGTTCTCCATCGCCCGCCATACGGTGATCGACAGCATCCGCTACCGCTCGTGCCGCCCCCGACTGTCGGACACCGACGACTGGGAGTCGGTCGTTGAGCACACCCAACCGTGCGACCTGCCCGGCTTCGAGGAGGGCATCGCCCTCGCGGAACTGGTGGACGCACTCCCCGACGACCGCCGCGAGGCGTTCGTCCTCACCCAGATGCTGGGGCTCCCGTATGCGGAAGCGGCCGACGCCAGCGACTGCCCGATCGGCACGGTGCGCTCCCGGGTCGCCCGCGCCCGTACCTCGCTGATCGAGTGGCTGGACGAGGCCGAGCGCGGCGCGCCGTTGGCCGTCGCAGCCTGA
- a CDS encoding ABC transporter ATP-binding protein, with protein sequence MKLTVDHLHITLDRKPILHDVHLEAAKGDIVGLVGPNGSGKSTLLRTVYRSLRPAAGVVRVGDDDVRELSARTAARRTAAVLQDAATTAGLTVTEIVSLGRTPHHGLLGRDGAEDREAVAEAVARCGVGPFADRDYATLSGGERQRVLLARALAQRPQLLVLDELTNHLDIRARFELLDLIRSTGITTLAVLHDLDLAARLCDRLVVLHEGEVVAAGPVLDVLTPDLLRDVFGVVGGAERHADGVVRITYAAQPLARDREPEPVDH encoded by the coding sequence ATGAAGCTGACCGTGGACCACCTCCACATCACCCTGGACCGCAAGCCGATCCTCCACGATGTGCATCTGGAGGCCGCCAAGGGCGACATCGTCGGGCTGGTGGGCCCCAACGGCAGCGGCAAATCCACTCTGCTCCGCACGGTCTACCGCTCACTGCGTCCGGCCGCCGGAGTGGTCAGGGTGGGCGACGACGACGTGCGGGAACTTTCCGCGCGCACCGCAGCCCGCCGCACTGCGGCCGTCCTCCAGGACGCCGCTACGACGGCGGGTCTCACGGTGACCGAGATCGTGTCCCTGGGCCGTACGCCCCACCACGGCCTGCTGGGCCGCGACGGCGCCGAGGACCGAGAGGCCGTGGCCGAGGCGGTGGCCCGGTGCGGCGTCGGCCCCTTCGCGGACCGCGACTACGCCACCCTCTCCGGCGGCGAACGCCAGCGCGTCCTGCTGGCCCGCGCCCTCGCGCAGCGCCCCCAGCTCCTGGTGCTGGACGAACTCACCAACCACCTCGACATCCGCGCCCGGTTCGAGCTCCTTGACCTGATCCGCAGCACCGGCATCACCACGCTCGCGGTCCTGCACGACCTCGACCTCGCGGCACGGCTCTGCGACCGTCTTGTCGTCCTCCACGAGGGTGAGGTGGTGGCGGCGGGACCTGTGCTGGACGTCCTGACCCCGGACCTCCTCCGTGACGTCTTCGGCGTAGTGGGCGGCGCGGAACGCCATGCCGACGGCGTCGTCCGCATCACCTACGCCGCCCAGCCGCTCGCCCGCGACAGGGAGCCGGAACCCGTGGACCACTGA
- a CDS encoding FecCD family ABC transporter permease, with protein sequence MVVAVSIGAVDIPVGDVWGVLLHHVTGRGAAGDPALDQIVWTFRAPRVALAAVVGAGLAVAGAVLQTLVSNPLADPVVLGFSYGASLGAVLVITLGGVALGGLGGIGVSGAAFAGALAAGALVFALGQRRGRLAPTRLVLAGVAVGYVLLSVTSFVQLLATPTELRTVMFWMLGSVAGAQWSQLPGVTVVVLASTVLLTLFGRRLNALLAGDESATALGVDVNRLRAVLLVISALLTGTVMAVAGGIGFVGLMIPHLVRLTIGADHRRLLPLTALLGAVYLVVVDLLSRTLSRPDELPLGILTALLGAPFFLWLLRRNKALDTV encoded by the coding sequence ATGGTGGTGGCGGTGAGCATCGGTGCCGTCGACATCCCCGTCGGTGACGTGTGGGGCGTTCTCCTGCACCATGTCACCGGCCGGGGCGCTGCGGGTGATCCGGCGCTGGACCAGATCGTGTGGACGTTCCGGGCGCCTCGTGTCGCCCTGGCCGCCGTGGTCGGCGCGGGCCTGGCGGTGGCCGGCGCGGTGCTCCAGACCCTGGTGTCCAACCCGCTCGCCGACCCCGTCGTCCTCGGCTTCTCCTACGGTGCCTCGCTGGGCGCCGTCCTGGTCATCACCCTCGGCGGCGTCGCGCTCGGCGGACTGGGCGGCATCGGAGTCTCGGGCGCGGCTTTCGCCGGTGCCCTGGCGGCCGGTGCCCTGGTCTTCGCGCTCGGGCAGCGGCGGGGCCGGCTGGCCCCGACCCGGCTGGTGCTGGCCGGAGTCGCCGTCGGCTACGTCCTGTTGTCCGTCACCAGCTTCGTCCAGCTGCTGGCGACCCCGACCGAGCTGCGGACGGTCATGTTCTGGATGCTGGGCAGCGTCGCCGGGGCCCAGTGGAGCCAGCTGCCCGGCGTCACGGTGGTGGTCCTGGCGAGCACCGTGCTGCTGACCCTCTTCGGGCGGCGGCTCAACGCCCTGCTGGCCGGCGACGAGTCCGCCACCGCGCTCGGCGTGGACGTCAACCGGCTGCGCGCCGTCCTGCTGGTGATCAGCGCGCTGCTCACCGGCACCGTCATGGCAGTCGCCGGCGGCATCGGCTTCGTCGGCCTGATGATCCCCCACCTGGTCCGGCTCACCATCGGCGCCGACCACCGCAGACTCCTGCCACTCACCGCCCTGCTCGGTGCCGTCTACCTGGTGGTCGTCGACCTGCTCTCCCGTACCCTAAGCCGCCCCGACGAACTGCCGCTGGGCATCCTCACCGCCCTGCTCGGCGCCCCCTTCTTCCTGTGGCTGCTGCGCCGCAACAAGGCTCTGGACACCGTATGA